From a region of the Mycoplasma miroungigenitalium genome:
- a CDS encoding YitT family protein, whose translation MKKTNELEVTRVTEIKRNRIKQSFLHFSTLYRINKLGWQIALSIVIGLIFGVIEFTMIQITGLYQMGLGALAQALGRFTRIFNDDKTLFNILFWLVNFLGNVPLFIFAYKKIDKKFALLNFAYLASSTVSGFACASIPGAEHWFIFSDPNTSLPAIDGADVLKNVEIIIWDTANLKEFSIFFYAMLFGILQAIFNAALLITGSSSAGFDIVAIYMSKKKFRDMGSVFLLIHLVCLIIANLFGTYIPAGHAITGHEYQNFNVGPWAMQNFFSPTFIAGVLMILVNAITLNIFFPKFQLVRVEVISSKVNEIQQAILNCKDKTYATTIVDARGGYSNQKQQILITTCLFIDAAQLLDMIRNVDENAFVTVLDVKKVDGHVYTASTKHKKLISSKQKHKKSEIELNINQNTLVNN comes from the coding sequence ATGAAAAAAACAAACGAACTTGAAGTAACAAGAGTTACAGAAATTAAAAGAAATAGAATTAAGCAATCATTTCTGCATTTTTCAACACTATATAGAATTAATAAGTTAGGTTGACAAATCGCTTTGTCAATCGTTATTGGTTTAATATTCGGTGTAATTGAATTCACAATGATTCAAATTACTGGTTTATACCAAATGGGTTTGGGCGCGCTAGCTCAAGCTTTGGGTCGTTTCACGAGAATATTTAACGATGACAAAACATTATTTAATATCCTCTTTTGGTTAGTGAATTTTCTAGGAAATGTCCCTTTATTTATTTTTGCGTACAAAAAAATAGATAAAAAATTTGCATTATTAAATTTTGCTTATTTAGCTAGTTCTACAGTTAGCGGTTTCGCATGTGCATCTATTCCGGGCGCTGAGCATTGATTTATTTTCTCTGATCCTAATACTTCGTTACCAGCAATAGACGGAGCAGATGTTTTAAAAAATGTTGAAATTATTATTTGAGATACTGCAAATTTGAAAGAATTTTCAATATTCTTTTATGCTATGTTGTTTGGGATTTTGCAAGCTATTTTTAATGCTGCACTATTAATTACCGGATCATCATCAGCAGGTTTTGATATAGTAGCTATCTATATGTCTAAGAAAAAATTCCGTGATATGGGTTCAGTATTTTTATTGATTCATCTTGTATGTTTAATTATTGCCAATTTGTTTGGTACATATATTCCGGCAGGCCACGCAATAACGGGACACGAATATCAAAATTTCAATGTAGGTCCATGAGCAATGCAAAATTTCTTTAGTCCTACATTTATAGCTGGCGTATTGATGATTTTGGTGAATGCTATCACTTTGAACATATTCTTCCCTAAATTCCAATTAGTAAGGGTTGAAGTTATTTCTTCAAAAGTAAATGAAATACAACAAGCAATTCTTAATTGTAAAGACAAAACATACGCAACAACAATAGTTGATGCTCGTGGTGGATATTCAAATCAAAAACAACAAATTTTGATAACAACTTGTTTATTTATTGATGCTGCTCAATTATTGGACATGATTAGAAATGTTGACGAAAATGCCTTTGTGACTGTATTGGATGTCAAAAAAGTTGATGGCCACGTTTACACTGCAAGCACCAAACATAAAAAACTAATTAGTTCAAAACAAAAGCATAAAAAAAGTGAGATAGAACTAAATATTAATCAAAATACATTAGTAAATAATTAA
- the uvrB gene encoding excinuclease ABC subunit UvrB gives MSNYKLHSKYEPAGDQPSAIKELVDNIKNGEKFQVLKGVTGSGKTFTIANVIKNFDRPVLVLSHNKTLASQLYSELKGFFPENNVEYFVSYFDYYRPEAYIPSSDSYIEKNSQTNKEIEAMRMSAYNSLLTNNNTIVVASVSAIYGALNPTEYREQIFFIQVGDKYKRNDFLKELVQKNYNRNEVELTLGSFSSKGDIVFIRPAHSFEFLIRVDFFGDEIEKISTCHPVTKQIFETYKKFRIFPGDAYTVGSELTKQVVEKIGKELDERIEYFTKNGKLLEAQRIDERTRKDMDSLSQFGVCNGIENYSRYFDKREAGERPYTLLDYFADKNPLLIIDESHMMLPQLRAMYLGDRSRKQTLVDYGFRLPSALDNRPLKFDEFENSFDFQTIYISATPEEYELNKTYGVITRLYVRPTGLLDPIIEVRSSQNQVEDIYDELQKQKSKNERTLILTTTKRLAEELTRHYLEKNEKVAFIHSEHNTFERNRILLKLRRGVYDTVIGINLLREGIDLPEVSLIVVLDADREGFLRDTKSLIQIAGRAARNANGRVLFYADKISRSMQETIDDNLEKRQLQIEYNRLHNITPKTIIKDIPDSLLDDAKDEEISFFLSDNKRKANSKQAKIDLINELRAKMNEAAKNLDYEKAIEIRDVIIELENSN, from the coding sequence ATGTCTAATTATAAATTGCACTCTAAATACGAACCGGCAGGTGATCAACCATCAGCAATAAAAGAACTAGTTGATAATATCAAAAATGGTGAAAAATTTCAGGTTTTAAAAGGTGTCACAGGCAGTGGGAAAACCTTTACTATTGCTAATGTAATTAAAAATTTTGATCGTCCTGTATTAGTGCTATCTCATAATAAGACATTAGCCAGCCAGTTATATAGTGAGTTGAAAGGTTTTTTTCCTGAAAACAATGTAGAATATTTTGTTTCTTATTTTGATTATTATCGACCAGAAGCGTATATTCCTTCATCGGATTCATATATAGAAAAAAATTCTCAAACCAATAAAGAAATTGAGGCAATGAGAATGTCTGCGTATAATTCTCTTTTAACCAATAATAATACAATTGTTGTTGCTTCTGTATCGGCTATTTATGGGGCTCTTAATCCAACAGAATATCGTGAACAAATATTTTTTATCCAAGTTGGGGACAAATATAAAAGAAATGACTTTTTAAAGGAATTAGTGCAAAAAAACTATAATCGAAATGAAGTTGAATTAACATTAGGTAGTTTTAGTTCAAAAGGAGATATAGTTTTTATTAGACCGGCTCACTCATTTGAATTTTTAATAAGAGTTGACTTTTTTGGCGATGAGATTGAAAAGATTTCAACTTGTCACCCTGTTACAAAACAAATATTTGAGACTTATAAAAAGTTCAGAATTTTCCCCGGAGATGCATACACTGTAGGTTCAGAATTAACCAAACAAGTTGTAGAAAAAATTGGTAAAGAACTTGACGAAAGAATTGAATATTTCACTAAAAACGGAAAATTATTGGAAGCACAAAGAATAGACGAACGTACAAGAAAAGATATGGATTCATTGAGTCAATTTGGTGTTTGCAATGGCATTGAAAATTATTCTAGATATTTTGATAAACGAGAGGCTGGCGAGCGACCGTATACATTGCTTGATTATTTTGCTGATAAAAATCCATTATTAATAATTGATGAAAGTCATATGATGCTTCCTCAATTAAGAGCAATGTATTTAGGTGACAGAAGTCGTAAACAAACTCTTGTTGATTATGGTTTCAGATTGCCAAGTGCTTTAGATAACAGACCTTTAAAATTTGATGAATTCGAAAACAGTTTCGATTTTCAAACGATTTATATTTCGGCCACACCTGAGGAATATGAATTAAATAAAACATATGGTGTTATTACTCGTTTATACGTTCGTCCAACTGGACTGCTGGACCCAATCATTGAAGTTAGAAGTAGTCAAAATCAAGTTGAGGACATCTATGACGAATTACAAAAACAAAAATCAAAAAATGAGCGGACTTTAATATTAACAACAACCAAAAGGTTAGCGGAAGAATTAACAAGACATTATCTTGAAAAAAACGAAAAAGTTGCTTTTATTCACTCAGAACACAATACTTTTGAAAGAAATAGGATTCTTTTAAAATTGAGAAGAGGTGTCTACGATACAGTAATTGGTATTAATTTACTGCGTGAGGGAATTGATTTACCGGAGGTTAGCTTAATTGTTGTTTTGGATGCTGATAGAGAGGGTTTTTTGCGTGATACAAAATCCCTAATTCAAATTGCGGGTCGTGCTGCTCGTAATGCTAATGGGCGTGTTTTGTTTTATGCTGATAAAATTTCTAGGAGCATGCAAGAAACTATTGACGATAATCTTGAAAAACGTCAATTACAAATTGAATACAATAGATTGCATAACATTACGCCTAAAACTATAATCAAAGATATTCCCGACTCACTTTTAGATGATGCCAAGGACGAAGAAATAAGTTTCTTCTTGAGTGATAATAAACGTAAGGCTAATTCAAAACAAGCAAAAATTGATTTAATAAATGAATTAAGAGCAAAAATGAACGAAGCAGCTAAAAATTTGGATTATGAAAAAGCTATTGAAATTAGAGATGTTATTATCGAATTAGAAAATAGTAATTAA
- a CDS encoding ABC transporter ATP-binding protein, translated as MEQEKFYVESGRFGKKVYRQIRPGTDEMLNCVDKKPIVEIRNMDVTYGYGAKTFYALKDLNLNIYQGEVLGLVGESGSGKTTAGRAIIGLTPHSFGQIKILDRVIPKNKEKIIKWTKKGKDIIDFMVNKVQMIFQDPTNSLNPFKNVETVVGEGLTNLKCSKYLYLTNIDIETYIELNNKLKEINPKLVFSDDPWEEIRKHWDTEQQLYDFLHVETLNELKYLKEVINADDFTKLIEFMGERKELRDKEQNLTEKECKRKLIIDILHQVGLDETVLNRFPLEFSGGQQQRVGICRAVVLQPQILIADEPISALDVSIQAQVINIFKELKEKYNLTIIFIAHDLRMVEYISDRIAVINKGTLLEVGPTKSVIYNPHHPYTQSLLDAVPSIEAEKGSLVGKLYDPSIHDYTEETQPKWQKVADKHYVLASDVEIGSFVENAKNYNSKMKK; from the coding sequence ATGGAACAAGAAAAATTTTATGTTGAATCAGGACGTTTTGGTAAAAAAGTTTATCGTCAAATTAGACCCGGCACTGACGAAATGCTAAATTGTGTTGATAAAAAACCAATTGTGGAAATTCGAAATATGGATGTCACTTATGGTTATGGTGCAAAAACCTTTTATGCTTTGAAAGATCTAAACTTGAATATTTATCAAGGTGAAGTATTGGGTTTAGTTGGAGAATCTGGTTCTGGAAAAACAACCGCTGGTAGAGCAATAATTGGTTTAACCCCTCATAGCTTTGGTCAAATTAAAATCTTGGATAGAGTTATTCCTAAAAACAAAGAAAAGATTATAAAATGAACTAAAAAAGGTAAAGACATTATCGACTTTATGGTAAATAAAGTGCAAATGATTTTTCAAGATCCTACAAATAGTTTAAACCCCTTTAAGAATGTTGAAACCGTTGTTGGTGAAGGATTAACGAATTTAAAATGTTCAAAATACCTTTATTTAACTAATATAGATATTGAGACATATATTGAATTAAATAATAAGTTAAAAGAAATAAATCCTAAATTAGTTTTTTCTGATGACCCTTGAGAAGAGATAAGAAAGCATTGAGATACAGAACAACAACTCTATGATTTCTTACATGTTGAAACATTAAATGAACTCAAATATTTAAAAGAAGTCATTAATGCTGATGATTTTACTAAACTTATTGAATTTATGGGCGAACGGAAAGAACTGCGCGACAAGGAACAAAACCTTACTGAAAAGGAATGTAAAAGAAAACTGATAATTGACATTTTACATCAAGTAGGTCTAGATGAAACGGTCCTTAATAGATTCCCATTGGAATTTTCTGGTGGGCAGCAACAACGTGTTGGTATTTGTAGAGCCGTTGTTTTACAACCGCAAATACTTATTGCTGATGAACCAATTTCTGCTCTTGACGTTTCGATTCAAGCACAAGTAATTAACATTTTCAAAGAACTTAAAGAAAAGTACAACTTAACTATAATTTTCATTGCTCACGATTTACGTATGGTTGAATATATTTCTGATAGAATCGCTGTAATTAATAAAGGTACACTACTTGAGGTTGGACCAACAAAGTCTGTTATTTACAATCCTCACCACCCTTATACTCAAAGTCTTTTAGATGCTGTTCCATCAATTGAAGCTGAAAAAGGTTCATTGGTCGGGAAATTATACGACCCTTCAATTCATGATTATACAGAAGAAACTCAACCCAAATGACAAAAAGTCGCTGATAAACATTATGTCTTAGCTTCTGATGTTGAAATTGGTTCTTTTGTTGAAAATGCTAAAAATTACAATAGCAAAATGAAAAAATAA
- a CDS encoding ABC transporter ATP-binding protein — MKKINSQDWRKLSYKQKIEYYSENFKTTLKIGNIENKDPYTKLYPQVIKKLAKPHPKNLLTVTKEQNKSFWRNTKDFWGNIWYRLTHLFKFGKKNESNIDFDSYIENAKVEHVLGEDLKVAAEIEDVYLTFKNPANPREKNLVLRGPSFKIYEGKIHSIIGESGSGKSVITSLLYGLTGNNSIIESGSVKLYGLEVHNFNLFNWEKSKLRGRIVSAVFQNPMSILDPTMKVGNQIIEGMLINGICKNKKQANEEAIKYLKLAKINNPEQVMKLYPHELSGGMIQRIAIAAIVSLKPKILVMDEPTTALDPTVQALVLDIIRELQEQFKIAVAFITHDLGVVASISEFINIMYAGQIIESGTREEVLMHPQHPYTWGLISSMPDYNNDERLNVIKGAVPSSLNNIKGDAFAVRNDYALIKDKDEEADFYYVSPTHFVKSALLDELAPFYEPPKVIQNLWKRYFDRLNNLYPDGIFVENTQYQIDLEKVTELNTQTQLLIDERNQENEQEEA, encoded by the coding sequence ATGAAAAAAATCAATTCTCAAGATTGAAGAAAATTATCTTATAAGCAGAAAATTGAATACTATTCGGAAAATTTTAAAACAACATTAAAAATTGGCAATATTGAAAATAAAGATCCTTATACAAAGTTATATCCACAAGTTATAAAAAAATTAGCTAAACCACATCCTAAAAATCTTTTAACCGTTACAAAGGAACAAAATAAATCATTTTGAAGAAACACAAAAGATTTTTGAGGAAATATTTGATATAGATTAACACACTTATTCAAATTTGGTAAAAAGAATGAATCTAACATAGATTTTGATTCTTATATCGAAAATGCAAAAGTTGAGCATGTTTTAGGCGAAGATCTAAAGGTTGCTGCAGAAATTGAAGATGTTTACTTAACTTTTAAAAACCCGGCTAATCCTAGAGAAAAAAACCTCGTCTTAAGAGGTCCAAGCTTCAAAATTTATGAAGGAAAAATCCATTCAATTATTGGAGAATCTGGTTCTGGTAAATCTGTTATTACTTCATTACTTTACGGATTAACTGGTAATAACTCAATTATAGAATCTGGCAGCGTCAAATTATATGGTCTAGAAGTTCATAATTTTAATCTTTTCAATTGAGAAAAATCTAAATTAAGAGGTCGTATCGTTAGTGCTGTTTTCCAAAACCCAATGTCGATTCTTGACCCTACTATGAAAGTTGGCAATCAAATAATTGAAGGGATGCTAATTAATGGCATTTGTAAAAACAAAAAACAAGCTAACGAAGAAGCAATAAAATATTTGAAATTAGCAAAAATTAATAATCCTGAACAAGTAATGAAGCTTTACCCTCATGAATTATCTGGTGGTATGATTCAGCGTATTGCAATCGCTGCCATTGTCAGTCTAAAACCGAAAATTCTTGTAATGGATGAACCGACCACTGCCTTAGACCCAACTGTTCAAGCTTTGGTATTGGATATTATTCGGGAATTGCAAGAACAATTCAAAATAGCTGTAGCCTTCATCACCCACGATTTAGGCGTTGTTGCGTCGATTTCAGAATTTATTAACATCATGTATGCTGGTCAAATTATCGAGTCTGGAACTCGTGAAGAAGTCCTAATGCACCCACAACACCCATATACTTGAGGTTTAATTTCTTCAATGCCTGACTACAACAATGATGAAAGACTTAATGTTATAAAAGGCGCTGTACCTAGTTCACTAAACAATATTAAAGGTGATGCTTTTGCCGTTCGTAATGATTACGCATTAATAAAAGACAAAGATGAGGAAGCTGATTTCTATTATGTTTCACCAACTCACTTTGTTAAGTCGGCATTGCTAGACGAATTAGCTCCATTCTACGAACCACCTAAGGTAATTCAAAATCTATGGAAAAGATATTTTGATAGATTAAATAACCTATATCCTGATGGTATATTTGTCGAAAATACACAATATCAAATTGATTTAGAAAAAGTTACTGAATTGAACACACAAACACAATTATTAATTGACGAACGCAACCAAGAAAATGAACAAGAGGAGGCATAA
- a CDS encoding DUF2188 domain-containing protein produces the protein MAENEKSLASVYHVTPYNGKWQVKGVGNTRPTKLFDTQKEAVAYANELTKKRNGSVLIHRKTGQVRDSISNKKKK, from the coding sequence ATGGCAGAAAATGAAAAATCATTAGCAAGTGTCTACCACGTTACTCCTTACAACGGCAAATGACAAGTAAAAGGTGTAGGTAACACAAGACCAACTAAATTATTTGATACCCAAAAGGAAGCGGTTGCTTATGCTAACGAATTAACTAAAAAACGTAATGGTTCAGTTCTTATTCACAGAAAAACTGGTCAAGTTAGAGACAGTATTAGCAATAAAAAGAAAAAATAA
- a CDS encoding ABC transporter permease: MEQKNNFVDRSFIEQSGNKITEKASYVDFTGKLKPKISKFASIVNIQSPLAKSIIRFFIMAIEFLTIAWIVVTITFFLINSIPGSTTLTAGLDESSAKAIEATYGLDKPLVERYFIYLKNLTHGNFGISYSVFPGQDINDFVWIRFYKSFLIGIFSVMLTLLIGIPVGVYVGMNPDKLPDHIATIIVSIFSSIPSLVFALWLLLIGRAINIPYLYVETDLATYILPGLALSLSSIIVYIKYIRTELNRELNSQHAKFCYLKGLSKSRFVWTHALKPSLFPIATFFPVVIFGSFIGSMFVEQIFFITGSGGLLLHAITSKDYNIILFMVTLFSLITILSYTCRDALYKAIDPRVRRSK; this comes from the coding sequence ATGGAACAAAAAAATAATTTTGTGGACAGATCATTCATTGAGCAGTCCGGCAATAAAATCACAGAAAAAGCTTCTTACGTTGACTTTACAGGTAAGCTAAAACCTAAAATTTCAAAGTTTGCTAGCATTGTAAATATTCAGTCTCCTTTGGCAAAGTCTATTATTAGATTCTTTATAATGGCGATCGAATTTCTAACTATTGCTTGAATTGTTGTAACAATTACATTTTTCTTAATTAACTCAATACCTGGTTCAACAACCTTAACAGCCGGATTAGATGAATCATCGGCAAAAGCAATTGAAGCGACTTATGGGCTTGACAAACCATTAGTTGAAAGATACTTTATCTATTTAAAAAACTTAACACACGGTAATTTTGGTATCTCATATTCAGTATTCCCTGGACAAGATATTAATGATTTTGTTTGAATTAGATTTTATAAATCATTTTTGATTGGAATTTTCTCAGTAATGTTGACATTGCTAATTGGAATTCCGGTTGGTGTTTATGTTGGGATGAACCCTGATAAATTGCCAGATCATATTGCTACAATTATTGTTTCAATATTTTCATCAATTCCATCATTAGTATTCGCTTTATGGCTATTATTGATTGGTCGGGCTATAAATATACCTTATCTATATGTCGAAACTGACTTAGCAACTTATATTTTGCCTGGTCTCGCATTATCATTGAGTTCTATAATTGTATATATAAAATATATTAGAACTGAGTTGAATAGGGAACTTAACTCACAACACGCTAAGTTTTGTTACTTAAAAGGTTTATCGAAATCAAGATTCGTGTGAACACACGCCCTTAAACCTTCTCTATTCCCGATTGCAACGTTTTTCCCAGTTGTTATATTCGGTAGTTTTATTGGAAGTATGTTTGTTGAACAAATATTCTTCATTACTGGTAGTGGTGGGTTGCTACTACACGCTATAACCTCAAAAGATTACAATATCATTTTGTTTATGGTTACATTATTCTCATTAATAACAATTCTTTCATATACATGTCGTGATGCGCTTTATAAAGCTATTGATCCACGTGTTAGAAGAAGTAAGTAG
- a CDS encoding ABC transporter permease codes for MFDWKINKKYTAANNEHGKDLAPNRFLQPLNYKKWEMMGNILDYHESAHIKDPQNKWKELFYRYSRSFAGVFGAVLFLVLVISAIFIPFATTNPDTLDIDNKYLNFFEKSSVIFGTDYLGRDLFARLWWGLRYSLALALVTTIIQVFVGLLIGIMMGHFRIFDTIMTYIIKVISNVPSIIILIVITIVWRPTFWVMVFALTFTSWTGIANQMRSQVLRAKTFEWVSASGILGTPTYKILLNYLPVVIPLLVTEIVFHIPGVILSETSLAFIGLSIDIPTLGNLISEGSKVFTAYPRYVLLPSCMLVLLTTSIQLISASIQDSLLRQR; via the coding sequence ATGTTTGATTGAAAAATAAATAAAAAATATACAGCAGCAAATAATGAACACGGTAAGGATTTAGCTCCTAATCGTTTCCTACAACCACTAAACTATAAAAAATGAGAAATGATGGGTAATATATTAGATTACCATGAATCGGCGCATATTAAAGACCCACAAAATAAATGAAAAGAACTATTTTACAGATATTCACGTAGTTTTGCTGGAGTATTTGGGGCAGTATTGTTTTTGGTACTGGTTATCAGCGCAATCTTTATTCCTTTTGCAACAACAAATCCAGATACTTTAGATATTGATAATAAATATTTAAACTTTTTCGAAAAATCATCAGTAATTTTTGGTACTGATTACCTAGGTAGAGACTTATTTGCAAGGTTATGGTGAGGTTTAAGATATTCGCTTGCTTTAGCCTTGGTTACTACAATTATTCAAGTTTTTGTTGGATTATTGATAGGAATAATGATGGGTCACTTTAGAATTTTTGACACTATTATGACTTATATTATCAAAGTTATTTCAAACGTTCCATCAATAATCATATTAATTGTAATCACGATTGTCTGACGTCCAACATTCTGAGTTATGGTGTTTGCTTTAACTTTTACATCCTGAACTGGTATAGCCAACCAAATGCGTTCACAGGTGTTGAGAGCCAAAACATTCGAATGAGTTTCTGCATCTGGGATTCTAGGTACCCCTACTTATAAAATATTATTGAATTATTTACCGGTAGTAATTCCTCTATTAGTTACCGAAATTGTATTTCACATTCCAGGTGTTATTCTTAGTGAAACATCGTTGGCTTTCATAGGATTGAGTATTGATATACCAACATTAGGTAACTTGATTTCTGAAGGATCTAAAGTGTTTACGGCATATCCACGTTATGTATTGTTGCCTTCATGTATGCTTGTTTTATTAACAACATCGATACAACTTATATCAGCAAGTATTCAAGATTCATTGTTGAGACAAAGATAG
- the trpB gene encoding tryptophan synthase subunit beta, whose amino-acid sequence MNDKLKKYLDNTPNDEGYFGEFGGSYLPDDLKEIFKNIATQYKIVSESDEFKNELKNLRKNFQGRPTPIYFCKNLSAKFGKARIHIKREDLNEGGSHKTNHCLAEGLFAKMIGKKKLIAETGAGSHGSAVALAAAHFGLECEIHMGAVDIAKQQPNVEKMKILGAKVVPATHGNQTLKEAVDSAFEAYRKQSETALYAIGSVVGPHPFPLMVRNFQKIIGEEMHEQFNTQYNKNPDYVVACVGGGSNAIGSFSAFLFSDTKLIGVEPLGKGEKKGDHASTLSFGKPGILHGFKSILLADENGEPDDVYSIASGLDYPGVGPEHAYLKQNNLATYVAINDLEALEAFLLLSSIEGIIPALESSHALAQAIKIAKEFKDKEIDILVNLSGRGDKDLAYVLENYKNEIEEFRKNNNCKS is encoded by the coding sequence ATGAATGATAAATTAAAAAAGTATTTAGATAATACACCAAATGATGAGGGCTATTTTGGTGAATTTGGCGGTTCATATTTACCTGATGATTTAAAAGAAATATTTAAAAATATCGCCACACAATATAAAATTGTTTCAGAATCAGATGAATTTAAAAACGAGTTAAAAAATTTAAGAAAAAATTTTCAAGGACGTCCAACACCAATATATTTTTGTAAGAATTTAAGTGCTAAATTTGGCAAGGCAAGAATTCATATTAAAAGAGAAGATTTAAATGAAGGTGGTAGTCACAAAACCAACCATTGTTTAGCTGAAGGTTTATTCGCTAAAATGATTGGCAAAAAGAAACTTATTGCTGAAACAGGTGCTGGAAGTCACGGTTCTGCCGTAGCACTTGCTGCTGCTCATTTTGGTTTAGAGTGTGAAATTCATATGGGGGCTGTGGATATTGCCAAGCAACAGCCGAATGTTGAGAAAATGAAAATTTTAGGTGCAAAGGTCGTTCCGGCAACACACGGAAATCAAACACTAAAAGAAGCAGTTGATTCAGCGTTTGAGGCATACCGTAAACAAAGTGAAACGGCCTTGTATGCTATCGGTAGTGTAGTTGGTCCGCATCCATTCCCTTTGATGGTTCGTAACTTTCAAAAAATAATTGGTGAGGAAATGCATGAACAGTTCAATACTCAATACAATAAAAATCCTGATTATGTTGTGGCATGCGTTGGAGGAGGTTCAAACGCGATTGGATCTTTTTCTGCATTCCTATTCAGCGACACGAAATTAATCGGAGTTGAACCATTAGGCAAAGGGGAAAAGAAAGGTGATCACGCCTCTACTTTATCATTTGGCAAACCAGGTATTTTACACGGTTTTAAATCAATATTACTTGCAGACGAAAATGGTGAACCAGATGATGTTTATTCAATAGCTTCTGGTCTTGATTATCCTGGCGTCGGTCCAGAACATGCCTATCTAAAACAAAATAATTTGGCAACATATGTTGCAATTAATGATTTAGAAGCCCTTGAAGCATTCTTGTTACTGTCTTCAATCGAAGGAATTATTCCAGCGCTTGAATCATCTCATGCTCTTGCTCAAGCAATTAAGATTGCTAAAGAATTTAAAGACAAAGAGATTGATATACTAGTTAATTTATCTGGTCGTGGAGATAAAGATTTAGCATATGTTCTGGAAAATTATAAAAATGAGATTGAAGAATTCAGGAAAAATAATAATTGTAAATCTTAA